The genomic region TATAACGAAGTATATGGACGCATTATAATAGCTTTTCAATCAATAATGATCCTATTTTGTATTTTCTAACCAATTCTATCCCCAATTAATATAACTCAGCATTAGAATTATAGTTATTCTTTCATTTTTTTTAATTACCACTTAATAATATAAGACCCTGTGGCTAAAAATAGTCGAGTTTAACGAATAAAAACCAAATAAACTTAAATTTGACAAAGAACAATTGAAGTTAAAATTAAATAAATTAAAAGCTAATACATTTTGCTTGTAAAAAGAAAGATTTTAAGATTAATTTTGACCTGTGTGCGTTAGGTTTTAAAAAAAAGATAAATTTAAATGAAAATTAAATTTTAAAAGCTCGTGACCCGGGTTTGATAATTAAGACATTATCTTAATTATAATAAAAACCTTTAATGTAATTATATTATAATTTAAAGCATTAATACAGATTAGGAGCATTAAAAATTAACTTAAAACTTAAATTAAGCTATTCTACTACGTCTGCAAAAGCAAAATTTCTTCTTGTGGAAGTAATTCTAATTTTAACTTCATCGCCTACTTTGGCTCCATTTACAAAAACTATGAAACCTTCTACTTTAGCAATTCCGTCTCCATCTCTTCCCATATCTTCTATTTTAACATCGTATTCTTCTCCTTCGTTTACAGGAGCTGAATTTGAGTAATTATCTCTTCCGTAATTATTTTTAAACAATTTTTCACATCCTTAATATGACCTAAAAAAGGCATGAATAACTTTCTATTTTTGATACTATATAAAATGATGTATTTGAAAAAAATAAAGAAAAAGATTAATTTATTGCTTTAAAAGTTTAATTTTAGCTTTTTTTCACATTAATTACTTAATGCATAGTTACGGAGTTCTTAAATATAATAAATAGCATCTACCTATATTGCATTTGGTAATACAATTGTCATGCCAATAATATCAAATTAATTTTTGAATTTTTTATTATTCAATTAAATATAATGACCTTGTGGCTAAAAATTGTCGAGTTAAACAAAGTAAATTAAGGAGGATAGAATCCATCCTGATCTTTTTTATATTTAAGCCATGCTGACAACATATGATCATCAATCATATATTTTTTTTCTGAATGGGACAGTATGCCCTTATTTTTTATTATATTTACATATTTTGCCAGTGTTTTATTGGAAAAGTCTACTTTAGATAGTAAATCACTCCAACTCAATGGTCCATTTTCAATAACTGTTGTAATAATATCTTTTTCTTTATATGAAAGTGTAGCCCATATTGATGTCCACATAACAGCAATTTGCTCAATTTTTTCATAAAATGTCTGAATAACCATTTCATCGTCATATTCTACATCTCCAGACATAGTATTACAAAAACTGTTTATATAAGCAGGATATCCTCTTGTACATTTATAAAATCTATTTAAACCCTTTTCAGTAAACTTTAACTCTGATACCTTCTCTTTTAAATAACCTTCAGTTTCTTCCATTGTAAATGGATCAACGGTATATTGGGTCATTCTACCGCCAAAAGCCCCGCTTATACCATTTATTTTATTTACAATATCACTGGATGATGAAGTTGAACCTGTAAAAATATAACTTACATTATCTTGTCCTTGCGTATAACTTCTAAACATCCAGAAAAATGCTTCAGGGGATTCTAATTCACCTATAAATTGGAATTCATCTATCACTATTACAAAGCCATTTACTTCTCCATTTGAAAGCTCAACTACCCTTTGAGGGAATTCCATTACAAATTTACTGAGTTTTTCATAATTATCCTTGATATCAGGAATTGCTATTCCCATAGCTGCCCCTGCTTCTTTAAAATCAAATTTTTTCTGCCTAATTTTTCTTATAAGATCTTTAACGATTGTATATGCTTTCTGCAAGTCATCCATATTTTCTCTTAATGACTCATTCATCGCCTCTAAAAGGCTATTCATTATTAATTCTTCTGTTATCTTACCCTTTTGAATCCCAAATATTTTCGATATGTCTATATACGCTGTGAGAATGTTATCTGGTAATTCGGTTAATAATTTCTTCAATAAAAATGATTTACCAACACCTCTATGTCCTGTAACTAATATTTGGTTAGCTACATCATAATTGAGTGTATTTAAAAAGGATTTGAGCGTTATTAACTCTTTTTCACGATTATAAAAATATTTATCTAAATTAGTAGGAATTCCTAATGGTAAAATTGGCATATGATCCGCCTTTTAGTTCAATAGTGTATTTTATTTCACTTAGTTTAATAGTTTACTTAATTACACTAATGAATTTAAATGCACTATAATTTAAAGTTTAGTTAGTTACATTAGTGTATTTTATTTCACTTAGTTTAATAGTTTACTTAATTACACTAATGAATTTAAATACACTAAAATAAAAAGTTAAATTATTTACACAAGTTTACTCTTTAAAGGTATTTAGCTAAGTAATAGATTAAATTGAATGAATTACGCTTTTTTAGATAAATTAGTTGAGTACATATCAAGATTTAGGCGTGTATTAAAGATGAGGATACCTGACTCTTTACACGAGCTGTTTTAATCTAAACTCCAAAACTATTATTTAGTATACATGCTTAATCTTAAATAATTAAACTAACAACTATTTACATATTATTAATTGCTTATAAATTTAATTTCTAAACATACTTTTTTATCATCAGATTAAGGTGAATAAATGACAGATTTCAGCGAATGGTTCCACAATATCTTAGAAGAAGCAGAAATAATCGATGTTAGATATCCGGTTAAGGGAATGCATGTCTGGCAGCCTCAGGGATTTAAAATAAGAAAACACACTTTAGATATTTTAAGGGATATACTTGATGAAACCCACGAGGAGGTTCTTTTTCCACTACTCATTCCTGAAGACGAGCTTGCAAAAGAAGCGATTCATGTTAAAGGTTTTGAAGAAGAAGTATACTGGATTACCCATGGCGGACGCACCAAACTGAATAAAAAACTTGCACTTAGACCTACAAGTGAAACTGTAATGTATCCCATGTTTGCACTCTGGGTTAGATCCCACAGCGATCTTCCTTTCAGATTTTATCAGGTTGTAAATACTTTCAGATACGAAACCAAACACACAAGACCTCTTATAAGGGTCAGAGAAATCACCACATTTAAAGAAGCACATACTGTGCATGCAACGAAGGAAGAATGTGAAGAACAGGTGCAAAATGCACTTGAAATTTACAGAAAATTCTTTGACACCCTTGCAATCCCCTACTCAATCAGTAAAAGGCCTCAATGGGACAAGTTCCCTGGTGCTGAATACACCATGGCATTTGACACCATACTTCCAGACGGTAAGACTCTTCAAACTGGAACCGTACACAATTTAGGTCAGACATTTGCAAGAACATTTGATATTACCTATGAAACTGCTGAAGGAGAACATGAACATGTTTATCAGACATGTTATGGAGTATCTGACAGAGTTATAGCATCAGTTATAGGTATTCACGGCGATGAAAAAGGACTATGCCTGCCTCCAGCTGTAGCACCTTACCAGATAGTTATTATCCCTATAATATTCAAGAAAGGCGCTGAAGAGGTTTTAGAGTACTGCAGAGAAATAAGAGATAATCTGCAGAAAGCAGGTTTAAGGGTTCATCTTGACGAGCGAGATATAAGGGCCGGAAAAAAATATTATGAGTATGAGATGAAAGGGGTACCGGTTAGAATAGAAATAGGGCCTCGTGATATTGAAAATAAAAATGCAGTGGTATTTAGAAGAGATAAAATGGAAAAAGAAACCATATCCCTTGATTTGGATAATTTTATTCATGAAATTAAGGCATTATTAACTGACATTAGCCAGAACATGAAAGATAGATCATGGGAATCTTTTAATAAGCACATAAGGTCTGCTGAATCTGTTGAAGAAGTAGTAGCAAAAATAGAAGAACATAAGGGTATAGTTACTTTCAGGTGGTGTGGAGATGAAGAATGCGGAAAAGAATTAGAAGAGAAGGTTAGAGTAGACATATTAGGAATTCAGGATGAAAATGAATCTCCGGGCCAGTGCATTAACTGCAGAAAACCTGCCTCCTGCAATACTTTAATTGCAAAAACTTATTAGTAAAAAAAGGTGATGTGATAATTACATGAACATAAGAGTTATAGGCGTGGTTTTATTAGTTATACTGTTTGCATTAGCTTCTACAATGCTTAATATTTCAGTTAGAGATGAATTAAATTTAAGTGAAGCCTACAGCAGTGGGAACATTAAAGTCATACAGAAAACTGTTGCAGGAACAGTTCCCCATGAAGTTGAAATAACAAACAATGGAAATAAAACCATTGACGTGAAGAAAGGAAATGCACTTTTAAGCACCATAACACAGGATCTTGTAATTGCAGAAGAAAAACAGATAACTCCAGGTTCAACAGAAACTCTAAAAGCATATGGTATTGAACCTTCTAAAAGAGCAGTTGTAAACACCAAACTTTTACCAGTAAATAATACGTATTACGGCGTTAATCATGTCATAAGTGATTCTAATCCTTATGATTTACAGAGTGCCTATGCGGCACAGCTTAAAATATGGATCATCATGTCTGGAGGCAATTTAAACCCTTACACTGGAGAACCGGTAGCTGTTGTTGAAACAAAAAAGATCACATGGACACAGTTCCGCCAGGACCTCGCAGATTCAAAAATCAGTATTTTAAAGACGTTCAATATAACAGAGAGCGAAATTCAAAATTTAAATGAAAGACAGAGCATCAATCCCCAAAACTGGATTGATAATGTTATTAGCTGGATAAAAACTTCTTCAGGTATTCAATAAATTCAGGAGTTTGAAGATGAAAAAAACTTTCGCAGTGATTCCTGTATCAAGATTTTCATGCGCAAAAACAAGGCTATCACCTAAATTAACCATTGTTGAACGTGAAAATCTGCTAAAAGCAATGTTAAAAGATGTAATCACTGCTTTAAATGGAACAGTGGAGAATATACTGATTGTAAGCTCTGATGATGACGTTCTCTATTATGTAGAAGAATTCAATGTGGAAACCCTAAAAGAAATGGGGAATACTGGTTTAAATAGCGGTTTAGCTCAGGCAATGGAATATTCCTCCAGATTCTGCGATAATGTTCTTATATTACCCTCAGATGTGCCATTAATAAAAAAAAGTCTTGTAAAAACACTTTTAAAGAAAGGAGAAGAATTTGGCATGGTTATTGCCCCTTCTAAGGGTGGAGGTACCAATGCACTCCTGTGCCCTGCCAGAGGTTTCGAAACAAAGTTTGGAGATTACAGCTTTTTTGAACATATAAAAGAAGCAAAAAGAAATAATTTAACTTACACCATATTTGATTCGTTTTATTTGTCATTGGATGTTAACACGGCCGAAGATCTGGGTGAAATAATGCTTCACGGCAGTGAAACTGAAACCAGCAGGTATTTAAAAAAGGTAAGGTTGAAGGTAAAGTCAAATCATGGATCTGAACGTTTGAACGTAACTCGAGAGGCTTCCATATGATCGCCATGACCATCGCTGGTTTCGACCCCTCTGGGGGTGCCGGGATATTAAATGATATAAAAACTTTTTCTGCGCTTGGAATTTACGGCACTGCAGTTATCACTGCACTTACTGCCCAAAATGTTGATGAAGTTACTGGAATTCAGCCTGTAGAGCAGCGTTTTATTGAAAGACAAATCGATACCCTGCTTAGGCAGGAAAAAATCCAGTATGCAAAAACAGGAATGCTTTATTCAGATGATATCATAAAATGCGTGTCAGGAAAAGTTAATGAATATGATTTAAAAGTTGTGGTTGACCCTGTAATGGTTGCGGGTTCTGGAGGATTGCTATCAAAAAAAGATATTGCTCAATCACTGAAAAAAAATCTCCTCCCTGTTGCAGAACTTGTAACTCCAAATGTATATGAAGCCCAGCAAATTTCTGGAATTAAAATCGAAACAATAGAAGATGCCATAGAA from Methanobacterium sp. harbors:
- the thiD gene encoding bifunctional hydroxymethylpyrimidine kinase/phosphomethylpyrimidine kinase translates to MIAMTIAGFDPSGGAGILNDIKTFSALGIYGTAVITALTAQNVDEVTGIQPVEQRFIERQIDTLLRQEKIQYAKTGMLYSDDIIKCVSGKVNEYDLKVVVDPVMVAGSGGLLSKKDIAQSLKKNLLPVAELVTPNVYEAQQISGIKIETIEDAIEAAVKIGKVCNVVVTGGHLEGNDVLFDGSVKVIEGELLESKNTHGSGCTYSSAVVANLLKGESLENAVKYAGEFTRKSIEYGGRGTLNQFWNFF
- the cofC gene encoding 2-phospho-L-lactate guanylyltransferase produces the protein MKKTFAVIPVSRFSCAKTRLSPKLTIVERENLLKAMLKDVITALNGTVENILIVSSDDDVLYYVEEFNVETLKEMGNTGLNSGLAQAMEYSSRFCDNVLILPSDVPLIKKSLVKTLLKKGEEFGMVIAPSKGGGTNALLCPARGFETKFGDYSFFEHIKEAKRNNLTYTIFDSFYLSLDVNTAEDLGEIMLHGSETETSRYLKKVRLKVKSNHGSERLNVTREASI
- the proS gene encoding proline--tRNA ligase is translated as MTDFSEWFHNILEEAEIIDVRYPVKGMHVWQPQGFKIRKHTLDILRDILDETHEEVLFPLLIPEDELAKEAIHVKGFEEEVYWITHGGRTKLNKKLALRPTSETVMYPMFALWVRSHSDLPFRFYQVVNTFRYETKHTRPLIRVREITTFKEAHTVHATKEECEEQVQNALEIYRKFFDTLAIPYSISKRPQWDKFPGAEYTMAFDTILPDGKTLQTGTVHNLGQTFARTFDITYETAEGEHEHVYQTCYGVSDRVIASVIGIHGDEKGLCLPPAVAPYQIVIIPIIFKKGAEEVLEYCREIRDNLQKAGLRVHLDERDIRAGKKYYEYEMKGVPVRIEIGPRDIENKNAVVFRRDKMEKETISLDLDNFIHEIKALLTDISQNMKDRSWESFNKHIRSAESVEEVVAKIEEHKGIVTFRWCGDEECGKELEEKVRVDILGIQDENESPGQCINCRKPASCNTLIAKTY
- a CDS encoding TRAM domain-containing protein; translation: MFKNNYGRDNYSNSAPVNEGEEYDVKIEDMGRDGDGIAKVEGFIVFVNGAKVGDEVKIRITSTRRNFAFADVVE
- a CDS encoding ATP-binding protein; translated protein: MPILPLGIPTNLDKYFYNREKELITLKSFLNTLNYDVANQILVTGHRGVGKSFLLKKLLTELPDNILTAYIDISKIFGIQKGKITEELIMNSLLEAMNESLRENMDDLQKAYTIVKDLIRKIRQKKFDFKEAGAAMGIAIPDIKDNYEKLSKFVMEFPQRVVELSNGEVNGFVIVIDEFQFIGELESPEAFFWMFRSYTQGQDNVSYIFTGSTSSSSDIVNKINGISGAFGGRMTQYTVDPFTMEETEGYLKEKVSELKFTEKGLNRFYKCTRGYPAYINSFCNTMSGDVEYDDEMVIQTFYEKIEQIAVMWTSIWATLSYKEKDIITTVIENGPLSWSDLLSKVDFSNKTLAKYVNIIKNKGILSHSEKKYMIDDHMLSAWLKYKKDQDGFYPP